Proteins from one Pleuronectes platessa chromosome 16, fPlePla1.1, whole genome shotgun sequence genomic window:
- the cbx2 gene encoding chromobox protein homolog 2, protein MEELSAVGEQVFDAECILNKRLRKGKLEFLVKWRGWSSKHNSWEPQENILDPRLLAAFKKREQEKELLLRKKGKRPRGRPRKILENVPDAPKSSSSSSGSSSSSSDSSSSCSSSSSSSDDDDEDGSVKPATQSLRTRDHPVPQKKAQIVVAKQEPPKKRSRKPLTPDPKEFQQGKGLRKILKTSKDADLPGAIKKPVHPASFTFMGFHRNSGRDTPGGPSRGSPTPGGAVKNSVSSAGSGKSVQPASLPLNKSSQSRSLAEGKLSISSVSSGAGLDLNTAAGKSKGVAALNLNTSKHPIQGTTQHTLSSPNGQKKAQAPVSALQRLPNTRAVASVPTKSASSNPGSGPQPLNLQSKPVQSNSAPGNGATPVSGLRNATNPARKTTVAQNKDYNAPKSPATLGRPLTRKNQPGADKVKEPTEIQSSRVQGRLEKSTVHKSSAEPQSQPERAAFKDGKKAKTNDMSTGEEETSSDSDQDSSFIGQDLSLNQDWKPTRSLIEHVFVTDVTANLVTVTVKESPTSVGFFSMRNY, encoded by the exons ATGGAGGAGCTGAGCGCCGTCGGGGAGCAGGTCTTTGATGCGGAGTGCATTTTAAACAAGCGCCTGAGAAAG GGAAAGTTGGAGTTCCTCGTCAAGTGGAGGGGATGGTCATCCAA ACATAACAGCTGGGAACCCCAAGAAAACATCCTTGACCCGAGACTGTTGGCTGCCTTCAAAAAGAG AGAGCAAGAAAAGGAGCTCCTGTTACGTAAGAAAGGGAAAAGACCCAGAGGACGACCACGGAAAATCCTT GAAAATGTGCCTGATGCTCCAAAATCCAGCAGCTCTTCATCTGGCTCATCGTCGTCATCCTCCGATTCCTCATCTTcctgctcgtcctcctcctcctcatcagacGACGACGATGAAGACGGTAGCGTCAAGCCGGCGACCCAGAGTCTCCGAACACGAGACCATCCCGTCCCGCAGAAGAAGGCCCAGATCGTCGTGGCGAAACAGGAGCCCCCGAAGAAGCGAAGCAGGAAACCACTGACCCCCGACCCGAAGGAGTTCCAGCAGGGCAAAGGCCTTCGCAAAATCCTGAAGACGTCGAAAGATGCAGATCTCCCAGGAGCAATCAAAAAGCCTGTTCACCCAGCAAGCTTCACCTTCATGGGTTTCCATCGGAACTCTGGTCGGGATACACCGGGTGGTCCGAGCAGGGGCTCTCCGACCCCGGGAGGGGCTGTTAAAAACTCAGTGAGCTCCGCAGGATCTGGAAAATCCGTCCaacctgcctccctccctctgaacAAATCCAGCCAGAGCAGGAGCCTCGCTGAGGGCAAACTGTCAATCTCCAGCGTGAGCAGCGGGGCAGGTCTGGATTTGAACACAGCTGCTGGTAAATCAAAAGGGGTGGCAGCGTTGAATTTGAATACATCCAAACACCCCATTCAAGGCACCACTCAGCACACACTGAGCTCCCCCAATGGACAAAAGAAAGCCCAGGCCCCCGTGTCAGCACTGCAGCGGTTACCCAACACCAGAGCAGTCGCTTCTGTACCAACTAAGAGCGCCTCCTCCAATCCAGGTTCTGGCCCTCAGCCGCTTAACCTTCAGAGCAAACCAGTGCAAAGCAACAGTGCTCCTGGGAATGGTGCCACGCCAGTGTCGGGCCTGAGAAATGCAACAAACCCGGCAAGGAAAACTACTGTCGCACAAAACAAGGACTACAATGCTCCCAAGAGTCCAGCCACCCTGGGAAGGCCGCTGACCAGGAAGAACCAGCCCGGTGCAGACAAGGTCAAGGAGCCGACTGAAATCCAGTCCTCTAGAGTCCAAGGCAGGCTGGAGAAGAGCACCGTGCACAAATCCTCCGCAGAGCCCCAGAGCCAACCGGAGAGAGCGGCCTTCAAAGACGGCAAGAAAGCCAAAACGAACGACATGAGCACGGGTGAAGAGGAGACCAGCTCAGACTCTGACCAAGATTCTTCCTTCATCGGACAGGATCTCTCCTTGAACCAGGACTGGAAGCCCACACGCAGTCTGATAGAGCATGTGTTTGTCACGGATGTCACCGCTAATCTAGTTACTGTCACAGTCAAGGAGTCACCGACCAGCGTGGGCTTCTTCAGCATGCGCAACTACTGA